A genome region from candidate division KSB1 bacterium includes the following:
- the recR gene encoding recombination mediator RecR, whose amino-acid sequence MKYSSETVERAIHELSKLPGIGRKSAQRHVFYLLKAPKSEVEALSEALVNLTTHVRHCSICYNITEQDPCYICSSAKRDRTMICVVEEANDILALENTGEYNGLYHVLGGVLSPLDGIGPDDLRIKPLMGRLDSVTEVIIATNPNTEGEATAVYLTKLIKPLDIKVSRIARGMPVGADIEYADELTLGRALEGRIYY is encoded by the coding sequence GTGAAATATTCTTCAGAAACAGTAGAACGTGCCATCCATGAACTGTCCAAGCTGCCGGGAATCGGCCGAAAATCCGCTCAGCGGCATGTTTTTTATTTGCTGAAAGCGCCGAAAAGCGAGGTAGAGGCATTGTCCGAGGCCCTGGTCAATTTGACCACGCATGTGCGACACTGTTCGATTTGTTATAACATTACTGAGCAGGACCCCTGTTACATCTGCAGCAGCGCAAAACGCGACCGCACGATGATTTGTGTGGTTGAGGAAGCCAATGATATTCTGGCGCTGGAAAACACTGGTGAATACAACGGCCTGTATCATGTTCTCGGCGGTGTTCTGTCGCCGCTGGACGGTATCGGCCCGGATGATCTGCGCATTAAACCTTTGATGGGTAGGCTGGACAGTGTGACTGAAGTGATCATCGCAACCAATCCCAATACCGAAGGCGAGGCCACTGCAGTATATTTGACAAAACTGATCAAGCCTCTGGATATCAAAGTCTCCCGTATTGCGCGCGGTATGCCGGTGGGGGCGGATATCGAGTATGCGGACGAATTAACGCTGGGACGGGCGCTGGAAGGGCGCATCTATTACTGA
- a CDS encoding YbaB/EbfC family nucleoid-associated protein — protein MAKGGMGGLLQQAQKMQKEMERIQNELAEMQITGTAGGGMVTAVVTGQQKVLEIKIDPEAVDPDDVEMLEDLVLAAVNQAMQNAKSKSEEMMGQVAGGMPPGMKLPGM, from the coding sequence ATGGCTAAAGGTGGTATGGGCGGTCTGCTTCAGCAGGCCCAGAAAATGCAGAAAGAGATGGAACGCATTCAGAACGAACTGGCAGAAATGCAGATAACCGGCACGGCCGGCGGCGGCATGGTGACGGCTGTGGTGACCGGTCAGCAAAAAGTGTTGGAAATCAAGATTGATCCGGAAGCCGTTGATCCTGATGATGTGGAAATGCTTGAGGATCTGGTGCTGGCTGCCGTAAACCAGGCCATGCAAAACGCCAAGAGCAAGTCCGAAGAAATGATGGGCCAGGTTGCCGGCGGTATGCCGCCCGGCATGAAACTTCCCGGAATGTAG
- the dnaX gene encoding DNA polymerase III subunit gamma/tau → MAYQVLARKYRPMLFEDVIGQQHVTLTLQNAIKQNRLAGAYLFSGPRGVGKTTVARILSKAINCDNGLTDTPCNTCSSCVEINESRSLDVLEIDGASNRGIDEVRNLRESLRYSPNPNKYRIHIIDEVHMLTNEAFNALLKTLEEPPERVLFIFATTEPHKVPATILSRCQRFDFKRISNQQLVEQLKQLCKKEELEAEDEALRLIAVKGDGSMRDSESILDQVIAYAGTRITAEDTSQLLGLIGQSLFFRVTDHIHNNEVDAGIELVEHIFSEGYDFNEFILGLAEHFRNFMVARATNSAAELDVSEEFAARYLQEAERFEIEDLLRMIKITADAENALRRSSNARLHLEVTLIKLIKMNSSVQLSDLLSEFEQIKKKTDLIPKKKASDPPGTPVTQKPPEPDPQPQRSPLPSTKHVSSKETPPITLDDIEKKWTALLEQVKHHKIGLGTILSDAWPMRVTENNLILAFGKRNGFQMNTAKRESRFLESLIKEFYGHPLRLMFTLIEPEKIESIRKIPSQVDKEKVFQELRDKNPMLKRLSDTFDVEFIK, encoded by the coding sequence ATGGCTTATCAGGTTCTGGCTCGGAAATACCGTCCCATGCTGTTCGAGGATGTTATCGGTCAGCAGCATGTGACGTTGACTCTGCAAAACGCGATCAAACAAAACCGTCTGGCCGGTGCATATCTGTTCTCCGGTCCCCGGGGTGTGGGCAAAACCACGGTTGCGCGAATTTTATCCAAAGCCATCAATTGTGATAACGGTCTTACCGATACGCCCTGCAATACCTGTTCGTCGTGCGTGGAAATTAACGAAAGCCGAAGTCTGGATGTGCTGGAAATCGACGGCGCTTCCAACCGCGGTATCGATGAAGTCCGTAATTTGCGCGAAAGTCTGCGCTATTCCCCCAATCCCAACAAATACCGTATCCATATTATTGATGAAGTGCATATGCTTACCAATGAAGCCTTTAACGCCCTGTTAAAGACATTGGAGGAGCCGCCTGAACGCGTTCTGTTTATTTTTGCCACCACCGAACCCCACAAAGTCCCGGCCACTATATTATCCCGTTGTCAGCGTTTTGATTTCAAACGTATATCCAATCAACAGCTTGTCGAACAGCTGAAACAGCTTTGCAAAAAGGAAGAATTAGAGGCTGAGGACGAAGCTCTCCGTCTGATCGCAGTCAAGGGTGACGGCAGTATGCGCGATTCCGAAAGTATTCTGGATCAAGTGATCGCCTATGCGGGAACCCGGATCACAGCGGAGGACACCTCGCAGCTGCTGGGGCTGATCGGGCAGAGTTTGTTCTTCCGGGTGACCGATCATATTCACAACAACGAGGTGGATGCCGGTATCGAGCTGGTCGAACATATTTTTTCAGAGGGTTATGATTTTAATGAATTTATACTCGGACTGGCCGAGCATTTCCGTAATTTTATGGTTGCCCGAGCGACAAACAGCGCCGCCGAGCTTGATGTCTCTGAGGAATTTGCTGCCCGTTATTTGCAGGAAGCCGAACGCTTTGAAATCGAAGATCTGCTGCGCATGATCAAGATCACAGCGGATGCGGAAAATGCACTGCGCCGCTCTTCGAATGCCCGGCTGCATTTGGAGGTCACTTTGATCAAACTGATTAAAATGAATTCCAGTGTGCAGTTGTCCGATTTGCTTTCAGAATTTGAGCAGATCAAAAAAAAAACTGATCTAATACCAAAAAAAAAAGCATCTGATCCCCCCGGAACTCCGGTAACCCAAAAACCACCGGAACCTGATCCTCAACCGCAGCGCTCTCCGCTCCCGTCTACAAAGCATGTATCTTCCAAAGAGACGCCTCCCATAACGCTGGACGACATTGAGAAAAAATGGACGGCATTGCTGGAACAGGTCAAGCATCATAAAATCGGATTGGGCACGATTCTTTCGGATGCCTGGCCGATGCGTGTGACCGAAAACAATCTAATTTTGGCATTCGGCAAGCGCAACGGATTTCAGATGAATACAGCCAAACGCGAAAGCCGGTTCCTGGAATCCTTGATCAAAGAGTTTTATGGGCATCCGCTGCGACTGATGTTCACGCTGATTGAACCGGAAAAAATAGAGTCCATACGCAAAATTCCCTCACAGGTGGACAAAGAAAAGGTTTTTCAGGAATTACGCGACAAGAATCCGATGTTAAAACGACTGTCGGATACATTTGACGTCGAATTTATAAAATAG
- the tadA gene encoding tRNA adenosine(34) deaminase TadA: MKTEHSKWMQLALLEAQKASQKKEVPVGCVIVQAGQIVGRGHNLVETLQDATAHAEMQAIKSAAQKLNSWRLENTVLYATLEPCSMCVGAILLSRISGIVYGASDPRYGACGSVLQIANHKALDVSVDVESGVLESRCREVLQRFFRELRKFSERCESG; encoded by the coding sequence ATGAAGACAGAACACAGCAAGTGGATGCAGCTGGCGTTGTTGGAAGCACAAAAGGCCTCTCAGAAAAAAGAGGTGCCTGTGGGCTGTGTGATTGTACAGGCCGGTCAAATCGTCGGAAGAGGCCATAATCTTGTAGAAACTCTGCAAGATGCGACCGCTCATGCCGAGATGCAGGCTATAAAGAGCGCTGCGCAGAAATTGAATTCATGGCGCCTTGAGAACACAGTGTTGTACGCAACTCTGGAGCCGTGTTCGATGTGTGTGGGCGCTATTTTATTATCAAGGATATCCGGAATCGTTTACGGTGCATCGGACCCCCGATACGGCGCCTGCGGCAGTGTACTGCAGATCGCGAATCATAAAGCTCTTGATGTCAGTGTGGATGTTGAGTCCGGTGTTCTGGAGTCGCGCTGCCGGGAGGTGTTACAGCGGTTTTTCAGGGAATTGCGTAAGTTTTCGGAGAGGTGCGAGAGTGGTTGA
- a CDS encoding FAD-dependent oxidoreductase, translating into MKVLIIGGVAGGATTAARLRRRDENATIILFERGEHISYANCGLPYYIGEIISERDNLFVATPELFRKRFKIDVRLKNKVVAVDAANKEVHVKNLDTGTEYTESYDKLVMSPGAEPVKPPIPGVNLPEIFTLRNVRDTDRIKTFVDEKDPKRAVIVGAGFIGLEMAENLHRRDVFVTIVEMAEQVMTPLDYEMAAGVHQHLKTKHVEFYLSDAVKAFTSADEGVRVTLNSGKELDADMVILSIGVRPESKLARDAGLDIGETGGIKVDSHLRTSNPDIFAVGDAIEFVNPIIDRPMLAYLAGPANKQGRICANNLVDGPKHEYTGTLGTAIAKVFDITVAATGVSEKTLKKEKIPHKVSITHAFSHAGYYPDAKPMTLKIQFDPENGKLYGAQIVGYIGVDKRIDLIAATIKRGGTVHDLTEIEHAYAPPFSSAKDPVNIAGFAAENVIQGMVDIVHWQQVSERDPEKDVVLDVRTQAEIELGMIDDAVHIPLDELRQRLDELPRDERIIVYCAAGLRGYLAARILMQHGFKQVVNLTGGYKTFEHATMKQSNEDIFEKMHLGQDDIVYSVDPARLQSAGQLVKVDASGLQCPGPIKRLGDRMKELKPGDTIEIKATDPGFRNDVKSWAGMTGNHLLELSDKKGTLIARVQKGSTSEQGFQAVRANKNGLSLVVFSDDFDKALAAFVLANGALSAGKAVNLFFTFWGLNIIKKQKGPRVRKDLMGRMFGAMMPKGSKDLSLSKMNMAGMGNRMMRDRMKAQNVDSLEDMIQSAIEGGANLIACQMSMDVMGVKAEELVDGVEIGGVASFMDHASRSDVNMFI; encoded by the coding sequence ATGAAAGTCCTGATTATCGGAGGAGTTGCCGGTGGTGCGACAACTGCGGCGCGTTTGAGAAGACGTGACGAAAATGCAACGATTATTCTTTTCGAGCGCGGTGAGCATATTTCTTATGCGAATTGCGGCTTGCCTTATTATATCGGCGAAATCATTTCGGAGCGGGATAATTTATTTGTCGCCACACCGGAATTGTTTCGCAAGCGTTTTAAAATAGATGTGCGGCTGAAAAATAAAGTGGTGGCGGTGGACGCGGCTAATAAAGAAGTGCATGTAAAGAATCTGGATACCGGTACTGAATATACAGAAAGCTATGACAAACTGGTCATGTCTCCGGGGGCGGAGCCGGTCAAACCGCCGATTCCGGGTGTAAATCTTCCGGAAATCTTTACCCTGCGCAATGTCAGGGATACGGACCGTATAAAAACGTTTGTCGATGAAAAAGACCCCAAACGCGCGGTCATTGTAGGCGCCGGATTCATCGGTCTGGAAATGGCGGAAAATCTGCATCGACGCGATGTGTTTGTCACCATAGTCGAGATGGCGGAGCAAGTGATGACGCCGCTGGATTATGAAATGGCGGCGGGCGTACATCAGCATCTCAAGACCAAGCATGTTGAATTTTATTTGAGCGATGCGGTCAAAGCCTTTACATCTGCTGACGAGGGCGTGCGGGTGACCTTGAACAGCGGCAAGGAACTGGACGCGGATATGGTAATTTTGAGCATCGGCGTACGCCCGGAGAGCAAACTGGCGCGCGACGCCGGACTGGATATCGGCGAAACCGGCGGCATCAAGGTGGATTCGCATCTGCGCACCTCCAATCCGGATATATTTGCGGTGGGAGATGCCATCGAATTTGTCAATCCGATTATTGATCGACCGATGCTGGCGTATCTGGCGGGTCCGGCCAACAAACAGGGCCGCATATGCGCCAATAATCTGGTGGATGGCCCAAAACACGAATATACGGGTACGCTGGGAACCGCTATTGCCAAGGTGTTCGATATCACAGTCGCGGCTACGGGGGTGTCCGAAAAAACCCTGAAAAAAGAAAAAATCCCGCACAAGGTGTCTATTACGCATGCATTTTCGCATGCGGGTTATTATCCGGATGCGAAACCGATGACCCTCAAAATACAGTTTGATCCTGAGAACGGCAAGCTGTACGGCGCCCAGATCGTGGGATATATCGGGGTGGACAAGAGAATTGATCTGATCGCCGCGACCATCAAGCGCGGCGGAACAGTGCATGATTTGACGGAAATTGAGCATGCCTATGCGCCGCCGTTCTCCTCAGCCAAGGATCCGGTCAATATTGCCGGATTTGCCGCAGAAAATGTGATTCAGGGGATGGTGGATATTGTTCACTGGCAGCAGGTCAGCGAACGCGATCCTGAAAAAGATGTGGTTCTGGATGTGCGCACCCAGGCGGAGATTGAGCTGGGAATGATTGATGATGCAGTGCATATTCCGCTGGATGAACTGCGTCAGCGACTGGATGAGCTGCCGCGGGACGAGCGTATTATTGTTTACTGCGCCGCGGGATTGCGCGGGTACTTGGCTGCGCGCATTCTGATGCAGCACGGTTTTAAACAGGTGGTCAATTTGACCGGCGGTTACAAGACCTTTGAACACGCCACTATGAAGCAGAGCAATGAAGATATCTTTGAAAAAATGCATCTGGGTCAGGATGATATTGTCTACTCTGTGGATCCGGCGCGTTTGCAGTCAGCGGGACAATTGGTCAAAGTGGACGCCAGCGGCTTGCAGTGTCCCGGCCCGATCAAGCGCCTCGGCGACCGCATGAAAGAACTCAAGCCGGGTGATACCATTGAGATTAAAGCCACTGATCCCGGATTCCGGAATGACGTCAAGTCATGGGCTGGTATGACGGGCAACCATCTGCTGGAGCTTTCCGACAAGAAAGGCACTCTTATCGCGCGTGTGCAAAAGGGTTCAACCTCTGAACAGGGATTTCAGGCCGTGCGCGCCAACAAGAACGGCTTGTCCCTGGTGGTGTTCAGTGATGATTTTGACAAGGCGTTGGCTGCATTTGTTCTGGCCAACGGCGCTTTGTCTGCCGGCAAAGCCGTAAATTTGTTTTTTACATTTTGGGGGTTGAATATAATCAAAAAACAAAAAGGTCCGCGCGTGAGAAAAGATCTGATGGGCCGCATGTTCGGCGCCATGATGCCCAAAGGCAGTAAGGATCTGTCATTGTCCAAGATGAATATGGCGGGTATGGGCAACCGAATGATGCGTGACCGAATGAAAGCGCAAAACGTGGATTCTCTGGAAGATATGATCCAGAGTGCCATTGAAGGCGGCGCCAATCTGATCGCTTGTCAGATGTCCATGGATGTAATGGGTGTCAAGGCGGAAGAACTGGTTGACGGTGTCGAAATCGGCGGTGTGGCATCATTTATGGATCACGCCAGCCGTTCGGATGTCAATATGTTTATCTAG
- a CDS encoding FAD/NAD(P)-binding oxidoreductase, translated as MKKIVILGAGTGGTIMANKLSQQLPKNDWKITIVDKDNKHIYQPGLLFIPFNIYSCNDIIKPRRDYLPKDVELILSGIDVIEADKNQVKLENNKVLPYDYLIIATGTQLKPDETEGLADGGAWYQNIFDFYTFEGACQLQKFLKHWKGGHLALNITEMPIKCPVAPLEFMFLADWWFTEQGMRDKVDLTLVTPLPGAFTKPKAAKFLGDFLDQKNINLISEFSTGSVDTSKNQLVSFDDQKVDYDLLVTIPTNMGDDSIERSGLGDELQFVPTHKHTLQSKNHENIFVIGDATDLPASKAGSVAHFEAEVLTENMIRHIDGMPLQEDFDGHANCFIESGFGKGLLIDFNYDIEPLPGKFPLPGIGPFSLLQETKANHWGKMMFRWIYWNILLRGSELPIQARMNMAGKMR; from the coding sequence ATGAAAAAAATAGTCATTTTGGGCGCCGGAACCGGCGGCACGATCATGGCCAACAAACTGAGTCAGCAGTTGCCAAAAAACGACTGGAAAATTACGATTGTCGACAAGGACAATAAGCACATTTACCAGCCTGGACTGCTGTTTATCCCCTTTAACATTTATTCCTGCAATGATATCATCAAACCGAGGCGCGATTATCTTCCCAAGGATGTCGAATTAATTCTGTCCGGAATTGACGTCATCGAGGCGGATAAAAACCAGGTAAAACTGGAAAACAACAAAGTCCTGCCCTACGATTACCTGATTATCGCCACCGGTACGCAGCTGAAACCGGATGAAACCGAAGGCCTGGCTGACGGCGGCGCCTGGTATCAGAATATCTTTGATTTTTATACCTTTGAAGGCGCCTGTCAACTGCAGAAATTCCTGAAACACTGGAAAGGCGGTCACCTGGCGCTGAATATTACTGAAATGCCGATCAAATGTCCGGTGGCTCCACTGGAATTTATGTTTCTTGCCGACTGGTGGTTTACGGAGCAAGGCATGCGCGACAAGGTGGACCTGACCCTGGTCACACCGCTTCCGGGCGCCTTTACCAAACCCAAGGCCGCAAAATTTCTGGGCGATTTCCTCGACCAGAAAAACATCAATCTGATATCTGAATTCAGTACCGGCAGTGTAGATACATCCAAAAACCAGCTTGTTTCTTTTGATGATCAGAAAGTGGATTACGATCTTTTGGTGACCATCCCCACCAACATGGGTGATGACTCGATCGAACGGTCCGGCCTGGGTGATGAGCTGCAGTTTGTTCCCACGCACAAACACACGCTGCAGTCCAAAAATCATGAAAACATATTTGTCATCGGCGATGCCACGGATCTGCCGGCCTCCAAAGCCGGATCAGTTGCGCATTTTGAAGCTGAAGTGCTGACAGAAAACATGATCCGCCATATCGACGGCATGCCCCTGCAGGAAGATTTTGACGGTCACGCCAACTGTTTCATCGAATCCGGTTTCGGCAAAGGTCTGTTGATTGATTTTAATTACGATATTGAACCGCTTCCCGGTAAATTCCCCCTGCCCGGGATTGGTCCGTTTTCCCTGCTGCAGGAAACCAAAGCAAATCATTGGGGAAAAATGATGTTCCGCTGGATATACTGGAACATTCTTTTACGTGGTTCCGAACTTCCCATCCAGGCCCGGATGAACATGGCCGGAAAAATGCGATAA
- a CDS encoding TusE/DsrC/DsvC family sulfur relay protein, with amino-acid sequence MPEKTIAGYTVQVDDEGFMTQPDEWNEDIAKDLAKEEGISELTDRHWDAIHFIRKDFKEKGAPPTIRRMNKVGGVPTKEMYSLFPDGPAKKAAKISGLGKPQGCV; translated from the coding sequence ATGCCTGAAAAAACCATTGCAGGATACACGGTTCAAGTGGATGACGAAGGATTTATGACCCAGCCGGATGAATGGAACGAGGACATTGCCAAAGATCTCGCCAAAGAAGAGGGCATTTCGGAATTGACCGATCGTCACTGGGATGCCATCCATTTTATACGCAAAGATTTTAAGGAAAAAGGCGCGCCGCCGACCATTCGCAGAATGAACAAAGTGGGCGGGGTTCCCACCAAAGAAATGTATTCACTCTTCCCGGACGGCCCTGCGAAAAAAGCAGCTAAAATATCCGGTCTGGGTAAACCACAAGGATGTGTATAA
- a CDS encoding DsrE/DsrF/DrsH-like family protein: MAEQNKIEKVSIVISKGSLDGVYPGLIMANGARMAGIDATVFFTFFGLEAIMKKRADKIKVSTVGNPAMHIPSLVGILPGMSSFATTKMKQEMEKLDIPPVTEFIEMISDAGAGLYACKATVDMFHLSREDFLPQVDDVINVGKFYELSAGAQIIFT, translated from the coding sequence ATGGCGGAACAAAATAAAATAGAAAAAGTATCGATTGTTATTTCCAAAGGCTCTCTGGATGGCGTGTATCCGGGTCTGATCATGGCAAACGGTGCACGCATGGCCGGTATTGACGCCACGGTGTTCTTTACGTTTTTCGGACTGGAAGCGATCATGAAAAAACGCGCCGACAAGATCAAAGTATCGACCGTCGGAAACCCCGCCATGCATATCCCGTCGCTGGTCGGTATTCTTCCCGGTATGTCATCATTTGCAACGACCAAGATGAAGCAGGAAATGGAAAAACTGGATATTCCCCCGGTTACGGAATTCATTGAAATGATCAGCGATGCCGGCGCAGGACTGTACGCCTGCAAGGCCACCGTGGACATGTTCCATTTGTCCAGGGAGGATTTTCTGCCGCAGGTAGATGACGTGATTAATGTGGGCAAGTTTTACGAGCTGTCCGCCGGTGCACAGATTATTTTCACCTGA
- a CDS encoding NAD-dependent epimerase/dehydratase family protein, with product MRFFMTGATGFVGSRIAAKLRDNNYKVNAIVRNPDRADFLRRLGVQVFQGDVTDKDSMRAAMQGCDGVFHVAGWYKIGVRDKSPGYKINVQGTRNVLGLMQELGIRKGVYTSTVAVNSDTHAEAKDESFQFMGEHISEYDRTKAGAHEIALTFIKNGLPLVILMPGLIYGPDGASLSDESLRLYLQGKLPMIPKRSAFCWSHVDDIADAHLLAMQKADPGTTYMITGPCHTLTEAFDMAEQITGLKAPMAVPPALLKITAFFSSLIEWIVPLPPLYSSEALRVQAGVTYLGDNSSARRDLGYHPRPLSKGLKETLLYERSRLNSVDL from the coding sequence ATGAGATTCTTTATGACCGGCGCCACCGGATTTGTTGGATCGCGTATCGCTGCGAAATTGAGAGACAATAATTATAAAGTCAATGCCATTGTCCGTAACCCGGATCGGGCGGATTTCTTGCGCCGTCTGGGGGTTCAGGTTTTTCAGGGGGATGTGACGGACAAGGACAGCATGCGTGCGGCTATGCAGGGCTGCGACGGCGTGTTTCATGTGGCAGGCTGGTACAAGATCGGAGTACGCGACAAGTCGCCTGGGTATAAAATCAATGTGCAGGGCACCCGCAATGTCCTGGGATTGATGCAGGAACTGGGCATCCGCAAAGGCGTGTACACCAGCACCGTGGCTGTAAACTCGGATACGCACGCAGAAGCCAAAGATGAATCTTTTCAGTTCATGGGTGAACACATCAGCGAATACGACCGCACCAAAGCCGGGGCGCATGAGATTGCCTTAACATTTATCAAAAACGGATTACCGCTGGTGATTCTGATGCCCGGTCTGATTTACGGTCCGGACGGCGCCAGTCTGAGTGATGAGTCTTTGCGCCTGTATCTGCAGGGCAAACTGCCGATGATCCCCAAACGCTCGGCGTTCTGCTGGTCGCACGTGGATGACATTGCCGATGCGCATTTGCTGGCCATGCAAAAGGCTGATCCCGGTACGACCTATATGATCACAGGCCCCTGTCATACCCTGACCGAGGCGTTCGATATGGCGGAACAGATTACCGGTCTCAAGGCGCCTATGGCGGTCCCGCCGGCGCTGCTCAAGATAACCGCTTTTTTTTCATCCCTGATCGAATGGATCGTGCCGTTGCCGCCGTTGTATTCTTCAGAAGCCCTGCGTGTGCAGGCCGGCGTCACCTATTTGGGCGACAACAGCAGTGCCAGACGCGATCTGGGATACCATCCGCGGCCACTGTCTAAAGGCCTCAAGGAAACTCTCCTTTATGAGCGCTCACGCCTGAACAGCGTGGACTTGTGA